A portion of the Lolium rigidum isolate FL_2022 chromosome 1, APGP_CSIRO_Lrig_0.1, whole genome shotgun sequence genome contains these proteins:
- the LOC124668530 gene encoding dehydration-responsive element-binding protein 1C-like: MDHYGVAYHGDDVGQFSGRGAEYATVTSAPPKRPAGRTKFRETRHPVYKGVRRRGPAGRWVCEVREPNKKSRIWLGTFASAEAAARAHDVAALALRGRAACLNFADSADLLTVDPATLRTPEDIRAAAIALAEAACPHDASSSPSSVPAVQAAAPAPGMMMHHQGMSLQLEAAAAAPYDDYTMYGSMGGFDNHSYYYDDMSGAYGGGEWQSGSHVDEDDDDGSGSCGYGAGEVTLWSY; the protein is encoded by the coding sequence ATGGACCACTACGGCGTGGCCTACCACGGCGACGACGTCGGCCAGTTCAGCGGCCGAGGAGCGGAGTACGCGACGGTCACGTCCGCGCCACCCAAGCGGCCGGCGGGGCGGACCAAGTTCCGGGAGACGCGGCACCCGGTGTACAAGGGCGTGCGGCGACGCGGGCCGGCGGggcggtgggtgtgcgaggtgcgGGAGCCCAACAAGAAGTCCCGCATCTGGCTCGGCACGTTCGCCTCCGCCGAGGCCGCGGCGCGCGCCCACGACGTCGCCGCGCTGGCCCTCCGCGGCCGCGCCGCATGCCTCAACTTCGCCGACTCCGCGGACCTGCTCACCGTCGACCCGGCCACGCTCCGCACCCCCGAGGACATCCGCGCGGCCGCCATCGCGCTCGCCGAGGCCGCGTGCCCTCACGACgcgtcctcctccccctcctctgtCCCAGCCGTCCAAGCTgccgcgccggcgccggggatgatgatgCACCACCAGGGGATGTCGCTGCAGctggaggcggccgcggcggcgccgtATGACGACTACACCATGTACGGAAGCATGGGGGGCTTCGACAATCACTCGTACTACTACGACGACATGAGCGGCGCCTACGGGGGCGGAGAATGGCAGAGTGGCTCGCAtgtggacgaggacgacgacgatggcagCGGCAGCTGCGGCTACGGCGCCGGCGAGGTGACGCTATGGAGCTACTGA